A single region of the Podospora pseudopauciseta strain CBS 411.78 chromosome 1, whole genome shotgun sequence genome encodes:
- a CDS encoding hypothetical protein (EggNog:ENOG503PEDP; COG:B): MEEDEPPTRRKTAIEIPLRSERKYVPGLGPALPQISLLPVHDSTGYIIDQFVLPTDQDMKPDSRRLLHYHIGFTDLPAAKLLVPCHKVLDYISPRELEEWESRNFERLDAQRKTAELALKEKKMAKKKAAVIAEGKRPVGRPPKTKPRASRSTASTTQASEALTMVEQVAGPSLSTPKKRKLSMALEREDTVSDVESDEAAIQRQLHPDFVNDQKWQLRDAEKGQWAGKSEAEPIGQSGLPSFETSGAKTSQASSLAPSRRGVLPPLSQPLPPGRKETPIPPPNLYQHSLPSKAKTGVTAIPRPKQTPIPPPIPGQASGLSTKSKHKPATPAQTCPAIPGNIHPAFAAAFGARTEAKVGSRNGAADPKTPKSTPAKSHGTQQSKTSTPARRAEPLKIAQWTPVAVSRGRFSRTTPGSSSTASVSQDQIQETGSQKSEKKAPKPRKRKAPASQEEVYDVKELLDDRWITEKGKKTHKYLVLWAGQWPEGQNPTWEPADNIEDKELIRQYHEKKALGIVRPPPEKMQKTLRSYILTGKQYSSVAEAFEDGLDMVEPSNHQGNDEEEDVDMDKEEFLKVVDNLHPQYAKSLSFHVKKEKEGGGASGKVVDASFSAFDASLARYQQSFKGAPRGAF, translated from the coding sequence ATGGAGGAAGACGAACCTCCCACCCGTCGCAAAACGGCGATCGAGATCCCTCTCCGGTCAGAGCGAAAGTATGTCCCCGGCTTAGGGCCCGCCCTCCCTCAGATCTCGCTCCTTCCTGTTCACGACTCGACCGGTTACATAATCGACCAGTTTGTCCTTCCCACGGATCAGGACATGAAGCCAGATTCTCGCCGTCTACTTCACTATCACATTGGCTTCACCGACCTGCCTGCGGCGAAGCTACTTGTGCCTTGCCACAAGGTGCTCGACTACATCTCCCCGCGCGAGCTCGAGGAGTGGGAGTCCCGCAATTTCGAGAGACTTGACGCACAGAGAAAGACAGCAGAGTTGGCTctgaaagagaaaaaaatggcaaagaagaaggccgccgTCATTGCTGAAGGCAAACGACCAGTCGGCAgaccccccaaaaccaaacccCGCGCCTCTCGCTCGACCGCTTCGACCACCCAAGCGAGCGAAGCCCTCACCATGGTAGAGCAGGTAGCTGGACCGTCTCTTTCAACAccgaagaagagaaaactGAGCATGGCattggagagggaggacaCGGTTAGTGACGTGGAGTCCGACGAAGCCGCCATCCAAAGACAACTGCATCCAGATTTTGTGAATGATCAAAAGTGGCAGCTCCGCGACGCGGAAAAGGGTCAATGGGCCGGAAAGTCTGAAGCAGAGCCAATCGGTCAGTCTGGTCTACCTTCCTTCGAAACATCGGGTGCCAAAACATCGCAAGCCAGCAGTTTGGCACCATCCCGGCGAGGTGTGCTACCTCCTCTCTCACAGCCATTGCCACCTGGACGGAAAGAGACgcccatccccccaccaaaTCTCTATCAGCATTCCCTCCCATCAAAGGCCAAAACAGGCGTCACGGCGATTCCTAGACCGAAACAAACGCCCATTCCTCCTCCTATTCCAGGACAGGCATCAGGTCTTTCTACTAAATCTAAACACAAACCTGCGACTCCGGCACAGACGTGTCCAGCTATTCCTGGAAACATTCACCCGGCTTTCGCTGCGGCTTTTGGCGCACGCACCGAAGCAAAGGTTGGGTCTCGGAACGGTGCGGCAGATCCCAAGACACCCAAGTCAACTCCTGCTAAATCACATGGAACGCAGCAGTCGAAGACGTCTACTCCAGCTCGGCGAGCTGAGCCGCTCAAGATCGCCCAATGGACCCCAGTGGCCGTGAGCCGGGGTCGTTTCAGCCGAACTACccccggctcctcctccaccgcatcGGTATCCCAAGATCAAATCCAAGAGACTGGATCCCAAAAAAGCGAAAAGAAGGCGCCTAAACCCAGAAAGCGAAAGGCACCAGCATCACAGGAAGAGGTCTACGATGTTAAGGAGCTCCTAGACGACCGGTGGATCACcgagaaaggaaagaaaacacacaaataCCTCGTCCTCTGGGCAGGTCAGTGGCCGGAAGGCCAGAATCCCACTTGGGAGCCGGCGGACAACATTGAGGATAAGGAACTCATCCGCCAGTATCACGAGAAGAAAGCCTTGGGCATAGTGAGGCCGCCTCCTGAGAAGATGCAAAAGACTTTGCGTTCTTATATCCTGACGGGGAAGCAGTACAGCTCCGTTGCTGAAGCTTTTGAGGACGGTCTCGACATGGTAGAGCCCAGCAATCATCAGGGGaacgatgaggaggaggatgtggacatggacaaggaggagttcctcaaggtggtggataATCTCCATCCGCAGTACGCGAAGAGCTTGAGCTTTCatgtcaagaaggagaaggagggagggggtgcgaGTGGCAAGGTGGTCGACGCATCGTTCTCGGCGTTTGATGCCAGTCTTGCTCGGTATCAACAGAGCTTTAAGGGCGCGCCTCGTGGAGCTTTTTAG
- a CDS encoding hypothetical protein (EggNog:ENOG503NZDJ; COG:H), whose translation MQHNSNNEHHSNSAATNGEQNGSSLQLTDEEFDRYSRQMIVPGMGKDAQLRLINSKVLIIGAGGLGCPAAQYIAGAGIGTIGIIDGDVVEPSNLHRQVGHATSRIGMKKVDSLITHLRDLNPLPTYVPYTYPISRENAADIITLYDLVLDCTDNPATRYLISDVCVLLCKPLVSAASVQKSGQLIVLNCPPTPQGKMDRKYPPCYRCCFRKPPPANTQLSCGEAGIMGPVVGLMGVAQAGEAIKILASALHLPQSSSDTTTEDDPHNLIQPTLLIYSYDLNAAPGPYTFRALKMASRKKNCFACGENSPQTLTLEGIKSGNPNYIQFCGLQTPKATLPAQDRITASAYHAARESGQLQNHILLDTREKEHFSFGSIDGAVNVPFGKLLMKAATIKRDGGDAQEILPLKSAEDPIFVVCRRGLDSQEAVEKLKELGVDHGGKRKIVDIIGGMRAWKDEVDPSFPFI comes from the exons ATGCAGCACAATTCGAACAATGAACACCATTCAAATAGCGCAGCAACGAATGGGGAGCAGAACGGCTCCAGTCTACAGCTTACAGATGAGGAGTTTGATAGATACTCTCGTCAAATGATCGTCCCTGGAATGGGCAAAGATG CTCAACTTCGACTTATAAATTCCAAGGTCCTCATTATCGGCGCCGGTGGTCTCGGCTGTCCAGCAGCCCAATACATCGCAGGTGCTGGGATAGGAACCATCGGCATCATTGACGGCGATGTCGTTGAACCATCAAACCTCCATCGCCAAGTTGGTCATGCCACCTCTCGCATAGGCATGAAGAAAGTTGACAGTCTCATCACCCATCTAAGAGACCTCAACCCACTGCCGACCTATGTTCCTTACACCTATCCCATCTCCCGCGAAAACGCAgcagacatcatcaccctctaCGACCTAGTCCTAGACTGCACCGATAACCCAGCAACCCGCTACCTCATCTCCGATGTCTGCGTTCTCCTCTGCAAACCTCTAGTATCAGCCGCCTCTGTTCAAAAGTCCGGTCAACTGATCGTCCTAAACTGCCCACCCACACCCCAGGGAAAGATGGACAGGAAATACCCTCCTTGCTACCGTTGCTGCTTCcgcaaaccaccaccagccaacacCCAGCTATCATGCGGAGAAGCAGGCATCATGGGCCCAGTAGTCGGTCTAATGGGTGTAGCCCAAGCAGGAGAAGCGATCAAGATTCTTGCCTCAGCTCTACACCTCCCCCAATCCAGTtcagacaccaccaccgaagaCGACCCCCACAACCTAATCCAACCCACCCTCCTAATCTACTCCTACGACCTCAACGCCGCCCCAGGCCCCTACACCTTCCGCGCCCTGAAAATGGCCTCCCGCAAAAAGAACTGCTTCGCCTGCGGCGAGAACTCACCCCAAACTTTGACACTAGAGGGCATCAAATCCGGCAATCCGAATTACATCCAGTTCTGCGGGCTCCAAACACCCAAAGCCACCCTCCCTGCGCAGGATAGAATCACCGCATCTGCCTACCACGCAGCGAGAGAAAGTGGGCAATTGCAGAACCACATCCTTCTCGACACCAGGGAGAAGGAACATTTCTCCTTTGGAAGTATCGACGGTGCGGTGAACGTGCCCTTTGGGAAGCTACTCATGAAAGCGGCGACCATCAagagggatggtggtgatgctcaAGAGATCTTACCCCTGAAATCGGCAGAGGATCCCATATTCGTTGTATGTCGTCGAGGGCTGGACTCCCAAGAGGCagtcgagaagctcaaggagctCGGAGTGGACCACGGGGGCAAGAGAAAGATTGTCGATATCATAGGAGGAATGAGGGCTTGGAAGGACGAGGTCGATCCATCCTTTCCGTTCATATAG
- a CDS encoding hypothetical protein (COG:S; EggNog:ENOG503Q3CR), translated as MSLKAASTATGPLAPSNPETKEDTALWSLKHVQVLWSWAARPSKPTYPPISSIPPTPATRLLEADAVPTTGEPFPTEPILTRNAHHEPSKSNTVLYLAYGSNMCSKTFLGMRGIRPVSQINVSAPSLDLTFDLPGLPYREPCFANTALRKLPEPPKLPPKVPDMPDLPDPPKMPPFSSSNRQRRPINWTKGLVGVVYEVTAEDYAKIITTEGGGASYHDILVPCFPLPATIGVPEKPDIPVPPRPFLARTLYAPRLPDIPDKPPKEDDRSPTNNDDGDGDKCPKPELPSWIQKFLLPVRRPQADYAQPSPRYLSLLTTGAAEHDLPQDYQAYLQSLRPYTATTCLQKLGQVLFLSFWAPWVITAMFGGRLFSDEKGRAPKWVVAGTMVLFNIVWASYDYVAKPIFGDGERTLEEEETDGQRSWVGERWGSGRRERGTVDERRVLLV; from the coding sequence ATGTCTTTAAAagcagcctcaacagccacAGGCCCACTTGCGCCATCGAATCCGGAAACCAAAGAAGACACCGCTCTCTGGAGTTTGAAACATGTCCAAGTCCTCTGGTCCTGGGCTGCCAGACCATCCAAGCCAACATATCCTCCCATCTCCTCAATCCCACCCACGCCGGCCACCCGTCTCCTCGAAGCCGATGCCGTGCCCACAACCGGCGAGCCCTTCCCGACCGAGCCAATCCTCACGAGAAACGCCCACCATGAGCCCTCCAAATCCAATACTGTCCTCTACCTCGCCTATGGCTCCAACATGTGCTCAAAGACCTTCCTGGGCATGCGCGGCATCCGTCCCGTAAGCCAAATCAACGTATCCGCCCCTTCTCTCGACCTAACCTTTGACCTGCCCGGTCTCCCATATCGCGAACCATGTTTCGCCAACACCGCCCTGCGTAAACTCCCAGAACCTCCAAAACTGCCCCCCAAAGTCCCTGACATGCCCGACCTCCCTGACCCCCCAAAGATGCCCCCTTTCTCTTCCAGCAATCGACAGCGCAGACCAATCAACTGGACCAAAGGCCTCGTCGGCGTAGTCTACGAAGTAACGGCAGAAGACTACGCcaaaatcatcaccaccgaaggcggcggcgcaAGCTACCACGACATTCTCGTGCCATGTTTCCCCTTGCCAGCCACGATCGGCGTCCCAGAAAAACCCGACATTCCCGTCCCTCCCAGACCGTTCCTCGCGAGAACGCTCTATGCCCCACGCCTCCCCGATATTCCAGATAAGCCCCCGAAAGAAGACGATCGCAGCCCCACCAACAATGAcgacggtgacggtgacaAATGCCCCAAGCCTGAACTCCCCTCTTGGATCCAAAaattcctcctccccgtccgcCGCCCGCAAGCAGACTACGCCCAGCCCTCCCCCCGctacctctccctcctcaccaccggcgcAGCAGAACACGACCTCCCTCAAGACTACCAAGCCTACCTCCAATCCCTCCGGCCCTACACCGCAACCACCTGCCTCCAGAAACTCGGCCAGGTACTCTTCCTCAGCTTCTGGGCGCCCTGGGTCATAACAGCCATGTTTGGGGGTCGGTTGTTCAGTGACGAGAAGGGCAGGGCGCCCAAGTGGGTCGTGGCAGGGACGATGGTGTTGTTTAATATCGTCTGGGCAAGTTACGATTACGTCGCCAAGCCCATCTTCGGGGACGGGGAGAGGAcgctcgaggaggaggagacggacgGGCAGAGGAGTTGGGTCGGGGAAcggtgggggagtgggagaagggagagggggacggTGGACGAGAGGAGAGTTCTGTTGGTGTAG
- the PAM17 gene encoding TIM23 complex component (BUSCO:EOG09264HN5; EggNog:ENOG503P3WS; COG:U), with translation MLVTSATSMLRAGAGRSASGLQPMLLRTTTACPYSAGLNMTSPFSSMSQQPLAKFRTSPPTTRRTLSTTPSRLSTDAEVDAAAAAKASKAQIAAHPETPALNWETFFKLRKSRRRWQQGFSVLGMLGFGLAGSMALGSGAADSLVGNIPLDPLMTMGLMTMGFAALGWLVGPSVGTVVFNAMNSKWKAPMALKESQFFARIKKNRVDPTASSARNPVPDFYGEKISSVAGYRQWLRDQRAFNKKKIGV, from the exons ATGCTCGTCACATCAGCAACGAGCATGCTTCGCGCAGGCGCAGGCCGTTCTGCCAGCGGTCTCCAGCCCATGCTcctccgcaccaccaccgcctgccCTTACTCCGCCGGCCTCAACATGacctcgcccttctcctccatgtcacaacaacccctcgcCAAGTTCCGTacttcaccaccaactacCCGccgcaccctctccaccaccccttcccgcCTCAGCACCGACGCCGAAGTCGACGCAGCCGCCGCGGCAAAGGCCTCCAAGGCTCAAATCGCTGCTCATCCCGAGACGCCCGCTCTCAACTGGGAGACTTTCTTCAAGCTTCGCAagtcgaggaggagatggcaGCAAGGCTTTAGTGTGCTGGGCATGCTGGGGTTTGGTCTCGCGGGGTCGATGGCGCTGGGATCCGGCGCGGCGGATAGTCTTGTGGGCAATATCCCGCTTGATCCGCTCATGACGATGGGGTTGATGACTATGGGTTTCGCCGCattgggttggttggtggggcCGAGTGTTGGAACGGTGGTATTTAATGCGATGAACAGCAAGTGGAAGGCGCCGATGGCGCTGAAGGAGAGCCAGTTCTTTGCGAGGATCAAGAAGAATCGGGTTGATCCTACGGCGAGTTCGGCGAGGAATCCTG TCCCCGATTTCTATGGTGAGAAGATCTCCAGTGTTGCCGGTTACAGGCAGTGGTTGAGAGATCAGAGAGCgttcaacaagaagaagattggcGTATAA
- a CDS encoding hypothetical protein (COG:S; EggNog:ENOG503P5Y0), which produces MLSLSLCDCDLSRIAISHLSHIFVSHLSHQTTMAPTVPGKRPTARQKALARLADPTIPRKTHREDNHVTDSFINSKRDKRLIKHSSFVSKITKPSSSTALKNHKKRQAKKAKTQLKTTLDSLGDVLDDIEDEMEDEGAMDNEQALQGKVRHKSIKSRPGALKRKERVVKGEMSRFGHNLAQLATVTSASSTATINQNTAKKQAEEQSKMETEGTAIAAQEAATSNRWAALRGFISSTMEQNPAFLGK; this is translated from the exons ATGCTCTCCCTGTCGCTTTGCGACTGCGACTTGTCACGCATTGCGATAAGCCACCTCTCGCACATTTTTGTCAGCCACCTCTCACACCAAACAACCATG GCTCCCACAGTCCCAGGAAAGCGCCCCACCGCCCGCCAAAAAGCCCTCGCCCGCCTCGCCGACCCAACCATCCCCCGCAAAACCCACCGCGAAGACAACCACGTAACCGACTccttcatcaactccaagcGCGACAAGCGCCTAATCAAACACTCCTCCTTCGTCTCCAAAATCaccaagccctcctcctccacagcacTCAAGAACCACAAGAAGCGCCAGGCCAAAAAAGCCAAGACCCAGCTAAAGACAACTCTCGACTCGCTCGGGGATGTCCTTGACGACATTgaagatgagatggaggacGAAGGTGCAATGGATAACGAGCAGGCCCTGCAGGGGAAAGTCAGACACAAAAGTATAAAGTCTAGGCCGGGGGCGCtaaagaggaaggagagggtcgTCAAGGGGGAGATGTCCCGGTTTGGGCATAACCTGGCGCAGTTGGCTACCGTGACGAGCGCGAGTAGCACGGCGACGATAAACCAGAACACGGCCAAGAAACAGGCGGAAGAGCAGTCAAAGATGGAGACAGAGGGGACCGCGATAGCGGCGCAAGAGGCAGCGACTTCGAATCGGTGGGCGGCGTTGAGGGGGTTCATCTCTTCTACTATGGAGCAGAATCCTGCTTTTCTTGGCAAATAA
- a CDS encoding hypothetical protein (COG:S; EggNog:ENOG503NUJ2; MEROPS:MER0064210), translated as MGFRNSMARRFGDTVSRTSPSLSTFSPPSSRVTGMASTKSKAQKFHLRLTTNPRTKSRQGRQPGKVEPRIKKPDMSSLRTATTKGRSSARASSPATISRYSTRTSRRLTNAQLGSGSTQYLSYYDICLTTEDVRSLRNDWLTDNNIAFWEEWLEREVLIKYPEAKIVLLRPSMTFLMMQSSDVRSIASALPNFDQITHIFLPVNDARDSTRSDLGSHWSLLLVSKIDGVAFHYDSLGGANYYEAQKCTDRLSKVLGQALRFYQMNDCPQQENSSDCGVYVCILMRHLLIKKLLNANATEKVSMSMAGKAVDSRSGRKEMMNIIESLRKEGERRRSASPFPSSSTPPRID; from the exons ATGGGATTCCGAAACAGCATGGCCAGGCGTTTCGGGGATACTGTGAGCAGAACTTCCCCTTCTTTATCAACATTTTCTCCCCCCAGTTCCCGGGTCACGGGGATGGCCAGTACAAAATCCAAGGCCCAAAAATTCCATCTCCGTctcacaaccaacccccgCACCAAGAGCAGACAGGGCAGACAACCCGGGAAAGTCGAGCCCAGGATCAAGAAGCCCGACATGTCTTCTCTTCGCACTGCTACGACCAAGGGCCGAAGCAGTGCGCGTGCGAGCAGTCCAGCTACTATCTCTCGATACTCTACCAGGACCTCACGGAGACTGACCAATGCACAGCTGGGATCGGGCTCAACCCAGTATCTATCAT ACTATGACATCTGCC TGACGACGGAGGATGTTAGGTCCCTCCGAAACGACTGGCTGACAGATAAT AACATTGCCTTCTGGGAAGA ATGGCTCGAACGGGAGGTCCTCATCAAGTACCCCGAGGCGAAGATCGTCCTGCTTCGTCCCAGCATGACGTTCCTGATGATGCAATCAAGCGACGTCAGGAGTATAGCAAGCGCCCTGCCAAACTTTGACCAGATCACACATATCTTTCTTCCAGTCAACGACGCACGCGACAGCACCAGATCCGACCTCGGCTCTCACTGGTCGTTGCTCCTGGTGTCCAAAATCGATGGCGTTGCGTTTCACTACGACTCGCTGGGTGGCGCGAACTATTACGAAGCCCAAAAGTGCACCGATCGGCTAAGTAAGGTGTTGGGCCAGGCTCTACGATTTTACCAGATGAACGACTGCCCACAGCAGGAGAATAGCAGCGACTGCGGCGTCTACGTCTGTATTCTTATGAGGCATCTCCTGATCAAGAAGTTGCTCAACGCCAACGCTACTGAAAAGGTGTCAATGTCGATGGCCGGCAAAGCGGTCGACAGCCGCAGCGGTCGAAAAGAGATGATGAACATTATCGAAAGTCTGcgaaaagaaggcgagaGAAGACGCAGTGCATCACCAtttccatcctcatcaaccccgccacGCATCGATTGA